The following proteins are encoded in a genomic region of Natrinema sp. HArc-T2:
- a CDS encoding 4Fe-4S dicluster domain-containing protein has product MNKTWVKYIEKGEFPNTNRNFSVMRCNHCDDSPCTDVCPVTALWEREDGIVDFDPERCIGCKACMQGCPYDALYIDPNSETAAKCNYCSHRVDTGREPACVTVCPEDAILAGDLENPDTKIARTISREEVQARKPEKGTEPKLFYVDGDEGSTTPGTTAREEHYMWSDAPHQVETEGGSVPDFDLEKAAESLAASDVSLSGADSSDDSEARADGGREDCGCDSCACGDGGTTDRSDATRTADGQSDSGYQSDGGYATDPSGRARDDEGDTSRTERAYELLHEEATRVYDIGESHYGSWGWEVYSYTWTKGIAAGALMLPALFMLFGLVEPNVAAFGASAFVSGLFLAATGVLLILDLEQPTRFHWVLLRPNWNSWLVKGAYIISATGAYLGLVVLGALLGIDAIVTPLSLGVAAVLGSATAVYTAFLFSQSKGRDLWQSPAMPLHMFTQSVVAGSATLVVLGVAGVPWFETMVGPSALALGAGLIGHAVLVASEIFTPHQTEDAEEAAARITRGRFRTAFWIGGVVLGILLPLAALAVGWPILAAVAGALALAGLFAFEYCWITAPQTISLA; this is encoded by the coding sequence GTGAACAAAACGTGGGTCAAGTACATCGAGAAAGGTGAATTCCCCAATACGAATCGTAATTTCTCGGTGATGCGGTGTAACCACTGCGATGATTCACCGTGTACCGATGTCTGTCCCGTGACCGCGCTCTGGGAACGCGAGGACGGCATCGTCGACTTCGACCCAGAGCGCTGTATCGGCTGCAAGGCCTGCATGCAGGGGTGTCCGTACGACGCGCTCTATATCGATCCGAACTCGGAGACCGCGGCGAAGTGTAACTACTGTAGCCACCGGGTCGACACGGGGCGCGAGCCGGCCTGTGTGACCGTCTGTCCCGAGGACGCGATTCTCGCCGGCGATCTCGAGAATCCGGACACCAAAATCGCGCGCACGATCTCCCGCGAGGAGGTCCAGGCCCGTAAACCCGAGAAAGGGACCGAGCCGAAGCTGTTCTACGTCGACGGCGACGAAGGCAGTACTACGCCGGGGACGACCGCCCGCGAAGAACACTACATGTGGAGCGACGCGCCCCATCAGGTCGAGACCGAGGGCGGCTCGGTTCCCGATTTCGACCTCGAGAAGGCAGCCGAGTCGCTTGCGGCGTCCGATGTCTCGCTTAGCGGTGCCGACAGCTCGGATGACTCGGAAGCCCGCGCGGATGGAGGGCGGGAGGACTGTGGCTGTGACTCCTGTGCGTGTGGCGATGGAGGGACCACCGACCGATCTGACGCCACCCGGACTGCAGACGGGCAGTCAGACAGCGGCTACCAGTCCGACGGTGGCTACGCCACTGACCCGTCCGGACGGGCACGCGACGACGAGGGTGACACGAGCCGGACCGAACGCGCCTACGAACTCCTCCACGAGGAGGCAACGCGGGTCTACGACATCGGCGAGAGTCACTACGGCTCCTGGGGGTGGGAGGTGTACTCCTACACGTGGACGAAGGGGATTGCCGCCGGGGCGCTCATGCTCCCGGCGCTGTTCATGCTGTTCGGACTGGTCGAACCCAACGTGGCCGCCTTCGGCGCGAGCGCGTTCGTCAGCGGGCTGTTTCTGGCGGCGACCGGTGTTCTCCTCATTCTAGACCTCGAGCAACCGACGCGGTTCCATTGGGTGCTGTTGCGACCGAACTGGAACTCCTGGCTCGTGAAGGGGGCTTACATCATCTCGGCGACCGGCGCGTATCTCGGACTGGTCGTACTGGGGGCGCTTCTCGGAATCGACGCTATCGTCACCCCGCTTTCGCTGGGTGTGGCCGCCGTCCTCGGTTCGGCGACAGCGGTCTACACCGCCTTCCTGTTCAGTCAGTCGAAGGGGCGAGACCTCTGGCAGAGTCCTGCGATGCCGTTGCACATGTTCACGCAGTCGGTCGTCGCCGGCAGCGCGACACTGGTCGTCCTTGGCGTCGCGGGTGTGCCGTGGTTTGAAACGATGGTCGGGCCGTCGGCGTTGGCGCTCGGCGCCGGCCTCATTGGTCACGCTGTGCTGGTTGCTTCCGAGATCTTCACGCCCCACCAGACCGAGGACGCCGAGGAGGCCGCTGCGCGCATCACACGTGGCCGATTCCGGACAGCGTTCTGGATCGGTGGCGTCGTCCTCGGCATCCTGTTGCCGCTGGCGGCGCTGGCCGTCGGCTGGCCGATCCTCGCGGCGGTGGCCGGCGCGCTCGCACTTGCTGGGCTATTCGCCTTCGAGTATTGCTGGATAACCGCCCCACAGACCATTTCACTCGCTTGA